A single Deltaproteobacteria bacterium DNA region contains:
- a CDS encoding serine/threonine protein kinase → MRRCPQCGSSFRGTPARCPLDGAPLAEGGDPRLGREVGPWRLVETLSEGRLATVYRAARGELEGALKLYEATAPLRRGRQEAESLGRVQHASVARLLDAGETERGEPYLVTELVKGRSLRARLTEGPLPWRQALRLAAAMADGLEAVHGAGLVHRDLKPENVMLVGATPTRADGVKLLDLGHALVLDVARLTESGMVWGSAPYMSPEQAAGLPVDRRSDLYALGVMVYELVVGRRPFEARSPMELMQLHWTQAPTPPARVARVPEPLSELCLWLLAKRPEARPPSARVVAAACRGLEAEPFEEELGRATRGARLEGTHA, encoded by the coding sequence ATGCGCCGTTGTCCTCAGTGTGGCTCGAGCTTTCGCGGGACTCCCGCGCGCTGTCCTCTGGATGGAGCGCCGCTCGCCGAGGGCGGGGATCCGCGGCTCGGGCGCGAGGTGGGGCCCTGGCGGCTGGTGGAGACGCTGTCCGAGGGGCGTCTGGCCACCGTGTACCGAGCAGCACGCGGCGAGCTCGAGGGGGCGCTGAAGCTCTACGAGGCCACGGCGCCGCTCCGTCGCGGGCGCCAGGAGGCCGAGAGCCTGGGTCGCGTGCAGCACGCGTCGGTGGCGCGGCTGCTCGACGCCGGCGAGACGGAGCGGGGAGAGCCCTACCTCGTCACCGAGCTCGTCAAAGGAAGGTCGCTTCGCGCGCGCCTCACGGAGGGGCCGCTCCCCTGGCGCCAGGCGCTGCGCCTCGCTGCGGCGATGGCCGACGGGCTCGAGGCGGTCCACGGGGCGGGGCTCGTGCACCGCGACCTCAAGCCGGAGAACGTGATGCTCGTCGGAGCCACGCCCACGCGCGCCGACGGGGTGAAGCTGCTCGACCTCGGACACGCGCTCGTGCTCGACGTGGCGCGGCTCACCGAGAGCGGGATGGTCTGGGGCTCCGCGCCGTACATGTCTCCCGAGCAGGCGGCCGGGCTGCCGGTGGATCGCCGGAGCGACCTCTACGCGCTCGGCGTGATGGTCTACGAGCTGGTGGTGGGGCGCCGCCCCTTCGAGGCCCGGTCGCCGATGGAGCTCATGCAGCTGCATTGGACGCAGGCGCCGACGCCGCCGGCGCGCGTGGCACGGGTCCCCGAGCCGCTCAGCGAGCTCTGCCTGTGGCTGCTGGCCAAGCGCCCGGAGGCGCGGCCCCCCTCCGCGCGCGTGGTGGCCGCCGCCTGTCGCGGGCTCGAGGCAGAGCCGTTCGAGGAGGAGCTGGGACGGGCGACGCGAGGCGCGAGGCTGGAGGGGACCCATGCCTGA
- a CDS encoding serine/threonine protein kinase produces MNSPPLERALLAEAERTHLRAPVPPPPLPPARCPSCGSPWPDGQLFCPADGALCAAGAVVGGRYELTQLLGKGGMGMVFAARHTLLGKGVAVKILRADFTRDADQVARFLREAQLCSQLSHDHIVNITDFGRDERGLLYLVMELLSGTTLFRLLDEQGPMPAERAIPILQQLCRALACAHQAGVVHRDLTPRNVLLTEPSGRRDVVKLLDFGISRLAGGEDRVTSTGIPVGTTPYMPPEQLRGELVQDHRVDLYALGVIACELLTGDLPFQAQTPAQLIAEKLSGDPVSVALPQLARLPRPLGELVARCLSADPARRPVSAQDVEERLAAAGAVVGEVGADLAGTRAGSYRLVRRLGSGGLGAVWLGEHPVIGSRVAVKVLHPQMCQNAEAVRRFVVEAQAVNRIDSPHIVKIFDFGKLPDGRDYAVMELLEGESLGQRLRRQGPLPWEAARTITLQVLRALSAAHAAGIVHRDLKPDNVHLGGVDGRLVVKVLDFGIAKLLAHSGSAAHQTELGIGIGTPLYAAPEQIAGEEIGPAADVYALGALLFEVLAGRPPFVGSTSDVLTAKLTRVAPSLPGQVAGLPPAVAQALGRMLDRAASGRPSPEELASLLAGAEVGGGGPRAVLDLVGALPRSLVELSEAPTLLTPLPARVAQLTRRWWVLAAIGGGLALVGVVLAWSLSGGSSARQPRSTEPVRALVSRPRQSEPALVEVTSIPAGATVLLEGEPVGKTPMRLRLPRGLGAIEVELRKPGFVTTRTALDPAQQGPLLVRLNESEPSSTQRSYSPPVEGSKGAGRARPRRGAKEGRGSARGERWDDPFHVPARSKAKLVNPFEE; encoded by the coding sequence ATGAACTCGCCGCCGCTGGAGCGAGCTCTCTTGGCCGAAGCCGAACGCACCCACCTTCGCGCGCCTGTGCCGCCTCCGCCGCTGCCGCCGGCGCGGTGTCCGTCGTGCGGGAGTCCGTGGCCCGACGGCCAGCTCTTCTGCCCCGCGGACGGCGCGCTCTGCGCCGCGGGGGCGGTCGTGGGGGGCCGCTACGAGCTGACCCAGCTCCTCGGCAAGGGGGGCATGGGGATGGTCTTCGCCGCCCGGCACACGCTGCTCGGCAAGGGCGTGGCGGTGAAGATCCTGCGGGCCGATTTCACGCGCGACGCCGATCAGGTGGCGCGTTTTCTCCGCGAGGCGCAGCTCTGCAGCCAGCTCTCCCACGATCACATCGTGAACATCACCGACTTCGGTCGAGACGAGCGCGGCCTCCTCTATCTGGTGATGGAGCTCCTCTCGGGGACCACGCTCTTCCGGCTCCTCGACGAGCAGGGCCCCATGCCCGCCGAACGGGCGATCCCCATCTTGCAGCAGCTCTGCCGCGCGCTCGCGTGTGCCCATCAGGCGGGGGTCGTGCACCGCGACCTCACCCCGCGGAACGTGCTCCTCACCGAGCCGTCGGGACGGCGCGACGTGGTGAAGCTGCTCGACTTCGGCATCTCGCGCCTGGCCGGGGGCGAGGACCGCGTGACCTCGACCGGGATTCCCGTGGGCACCACCCCGTACATGCCGCCGGAGCAGCTCCGCGGCGAGCTCGTGCAGGACCACCGCGTGGACCTCTACGCCCTCGGGGTCATCGCCTGCGAGCTCCTCACCGGTGACCTCCCGTTCCAGGCGCAGACCCCGGCCCAGCTCATCGCCGAGAAGCTCTCGGGCGATCCGGTCAGCGTGGCGTTGCCGCAGCTCGCCCGCCTGCCGAGGCCTCTCGGAGAGCTCGTCGCACGCTGCCTCTCGGCCGACCCGGCACGGAGGCCCGTCTCGGCCCAGGACGTGGAGGAGCGACTCGCGGCGGCGGGAGCCGTAGTGGGGGAGGTGGGCGCCGACCTGGCCGGGACGCGCGCCGGCAGTTACCGGCTCGTGCGCCGCCTGGGGAGCGGGGGCCTCGGCGCCGTCTGGCTCGGCGAGCACCCCGTGATCGGTTCGCGCGTGGCGGTCAAGGTGCTGCACCCGCAGATGTGCCAGAACGCCGAGGCCGTGCGGCGCTTCGTCGTCGAGGCACAGGCGGTCAATCGCATCGACAGCCCGCACATCGTGAAGATCTTCGACTTCGGCAAGCTCCCCGACGGACGCGACTACGCCGTGATGGAGCTCCTCGAGGGGGAGAGCCTGGGGCAGCGCCTGCGCCGACAGGGACCTCTGCCCTGGGAGGCCGCGCGGACGATCACGCTGCAGGTGCTGCGCGCCCTCTCGGCCGCGCACGCCGCGGGAATCGTGCATCGGGACCTGAAGCCTGACAACGTGCACCTCGGCGGCGTGGACGGGCGCCTCGTGGTGAAGGTGCTGGACTTCGGCATCGCCAAGCTCCTCGCCCACAGCGGGAGCGCGGCGCACCAGACCGAGCTCGGCATCGGCATCGGCACGCCGCTCTACGCGGCCCCCGAGCAGATCGCGGGCGAGGAGATCGGGCCCGCGGCCGACGTCTACGCCCTCGGGGCGCTCCTCTTCGAGGTCCTCGCGGGGCGCCCTCCCTTCGTGGGGAGCACCTCCGACGTGCTGACGGCGAAGCTCACGCGCGTGGCTCCGAGCCTGCCGGGCCAGGTGGCTGGGCTCCCCCCGGCGGTCGCGCAGGCGCTGGGACGGATGCTGGACCGCGCGGCCTCGGGGCGGCCTAGCCCCGAGGAGCTCGCGTCCCTTCTCGCGGGTGCGGAGGTGGGGGGCGGGGGCCCTCGCGCGGTGCTGGACCTCGTCGGCGCTCTGCCGCGCTCGCTCGTGGAGCTCTCAGAGGCTCCGACCCTGCTCACGCCGCTTCCGGCGCGGGTGGCGCAGCTCACGCGCCGGTGGTGGGTGCTGGCGGCGATCGGGGGCGGGCTGGCTCTCGTCGGAGTCGTTCTCGCCTGGAGCCTCTCCGGAGGGAGTTCTGCGCGGCAGCCCAGGAGCACGGAGCCCGTGCGGGCCCTCGTGAGCCGGCCCCGACAGTCCGAGCCGGCGCTCGTCGAGGTCACCTCCATCCCGGCGGGGGCCACCGTGCTGCTCGAGGGAGAGCCGGTGGGAAAGACCCCGATGCGACTGCGCCTGCCGCGAGGCCTCGGCGCCATCGAGGTCGAGCTGCGCAAGCCAGGTTTCGTCACGACGCGTACGGCGCTCGATCCGGCGCAGCAGGGGCCGCTCCTGGTTCGGCTCAATGAGAGCGAGCCTTCTAGTACGCAAAGATCATATTCCCCTCCCGTGGAAGGGTCGAAGGGCGCCGGCCGGGCGCGTCCACGCCGGGGGGCCAAGGAGGGCCGCGGGAGCGCGCGCGGGGAGCGCTGGGACGATCCGTTCCACGTCCCCGCGCGATCGAAGGCGAAGCTCGTCAACCCGTTCGAGGAGTGA
- a CDS encoding sigma 54-interacting transcriptional regulator — translation MNEAIETSLRVAAQPRPEPQALELAQLHPVHGEHSLLQLPALIGRGPSCTVVLDHASVSREHARIERTERGLQLWDLGSKNRCYVNRRAVDRGRSAPLELGDILRIGELVLRLVSRGQDASSARILAADSALVGGPSLTGVRRLVRLLGPADLAVLITGESGTGKELVARELHRFSGRQGPFIAVNCAALPEALVESELFGHLRGAFTGAARDKPGLFHAASGGTLFLDEVSELPPASQAKLLRTVETGELRRVGAVHAERVDCRILCATNHDLPRDIEAGRFRADLAARLSEAEVRLPPLRERVEDLPLLSRFLLGRAGARVELSTEAAEALACYGWPLNVRELDNVLRMLAVVAEGNTVELAQLPVQLLAGGVASVGRRASSKEEWVLAALRENGGNVRKTSQELGVSRSFVYRCLDKSGVAPGCLRPGTGRA, via the coding sequence ATGAACGAGGCGATCGAGACGAGCCTGCGCGTAGCCGCTCAGCCGCGGCCGGAGCCTCAGGCGCTGGAGCTGGCCCAGCTTCACCCCGTCCACGGCGAGCACTCCCTCTTGCAGCTTCCGGCGCTGATCGGGCGCGGGCCGAGCTGCACGGTCGTGCTGGACCACGCCTCGGTCTCGCGGGAGCACGCTCGCATCGAGCGCACCGAGCGGGGCCTGCAGCTCTGGGACCTCGGTAGCAAGAACCGCTGCTACGTGAACCGCCGCGCGGTGGACCGCGGGCGCTCCGCCCCCCTCGAGCTCGGAGACATCCTGCGCATCGGGGAGCTCGTGCTCCGGCTGGTCTCTCGCGGCCAGGACGCGTCGAGCGCGAGGATCCTCGCCGCGGACAGCGCGCTCGTCGGCGGTCCGAGCCTGACGGGAGTGCGGCGGCTCGTGCGCCTGCTCGGGCCAGCAGACCTGGCGGTCCTCATCACCGGTGAGAGCGGGACCGGCAAGGAGCTCGTCGCCCGAGAGCTGCACCGCTTCAGCGGGCGCCAGGGGCCCTTCATCGCCGTGAACTGCGCCGCACTCCCCGAGGCGCTCGTGGAGTCGGAGCTCTTCGGTCACCTGCGGGGCGCCTTCACCGGCGCGGCGCGCGACAAGCCCGGGCTCTTTCACGCGGCGTCGGGTGGCACCCTCTTTCTCGACGAGGTGAGCGAGCTGCCGCCGGCCAGCCAGGCCAAGCTCCTGCGCACCGTGGAGACCGGCGAGCTCCGTCGCGTGGGGGCGGTGCACGCCGAGCGCGTGGATTGCCGCATCCTCTGTGCCACGAACCACGACCTGCCGAGGGACATCGAGGCCGGTCGCTTTCGGGCCGACCTGGCCGCGCGCCTCTCGGAGGCCGAGGTTCGGCTCCCGCCGCTCCGCGAACGGGTGGAGGACCTGCCGCTGCTCTCGCGCTTCCTCCTCGGTCGCGCCGGTGCTCGCGTCGAGCTGTCCACCGAGGCTGCGGAGGCGCTCGCCTGCTACGGCTGGCCGCTGAACGTGCGCGAGCTCGACAACGTCCTGCGCATGCTGGCCGTGGTGGCAGAGGGAAATACCGTCGAGCTGGCGCAGCTCCCGGTGCAGCTCCTCGCCGGGGGCGTGGCGAGCGTGGGGCGTCGCGCGAGCTCCAAGGAGGAGTGGGTCCTGGCGGCCTTGCGCGAGAACGGCGGCAACGTGCGCAAGACCAGCCAGGAGCTCGGCGTGTCGCGCTCCTTCGTCTATCGCTGTCTGGACAAGAGCGGCGTGGCGCCCGGCTGCCTGCGCCCTGGTACGGGGCGTGCATGA
- a CDS encoding diguanylate cyclase, giving the protein MATTPPLTRRLLPTSAALRRAGLYAPGEDPALSRFARVAVRVTRAHAAAITLLDDEQVYVKGHAGLAADVPVYEPFPHGQSPCADVVATASPQLICALEPGAEPPVHGLLGRLGMASYAGVPIPLRHHGVSGALSVLHREPRSWTEDEISLLTELAASVGSDLELRVERAALDAATVRMSTMIDSLPAAVLVEDDSRHIHQVNARFCALFSVPLAPEALVGLDCAGAAEQSKGLFVDPEAFVQRIEQLLRARLAVHDDLLQMVDGRWLERDYLPIYVGGAYSGHMWMYRDVTERERSKELLRQQSLIDELTGLYNRRGFLTLAEQQHRLAERQRRPLQLLFADQDDLKQVNDRHGHAAGDRALREIARALRSSLRGSDIVARIGGDEFAALLVESTDGRRAVERFEELLDKLNAAAALPFRLAVSVGLAAYDPSNPETIEALLGRADVLMYERKRSRRPGTGPFTRP; this is encoded by the coding sequence ATGGCCACGACTCCCCCATTGACGCGTCGGCTGCTCCCCACCAGCGCTGCCTTGCGGCGCGCGGGGCTCTACGCCCCGGGCGAGGACCCGGCCCTGAGCCGTTTCGCGCGCGTCGCCGTGCGCGTGACCCGGGCCCACGCGGCGGCGATCACCCTGCTCGACGACGAGCAGGTCTACGTGAAGGGGCACGCGGGCCTCGCCGCGGACGTCCCCGTCTACGAACCCTTCCCCCACGGCCAGAGCCCCTGCGCCGACGTGGTGGCCACCGCCTCACCGCAGCTCATCTGCGCCCTCGAACCCGGAGCCGAGCCCCCCGTCCACGGCCTGCTCGGGCGCCTCGGCATGGCCTCGTACGCCGGAGTCCCGATCCCGCTCCGGCACCATGGCGTCTCGGGCGCCCTCAGCGTGCTCCACCGCGAGCCCCGCAGCTGGACCGAGGACGAGATCTCGCTCCTCACGGAGCTCGCCGCCTCGGTGGGGAGCGACCTGGAGCTACGCGTCGAGCGCGCGGCGCTGGACGCCGCCACGGTCCGCATGAGCACGATGATCGACAGCCTTCCGGCCGCCGTCCTCGTCGAGGACGACTCCCGTCACATCCATCAGGTCAACGCGCGGTTCTGCGCGCTCTTCTCCGTGCCTCTGGCGCCCGAGGCCCTGGTCGGCCTCGACTGCGCCGGCGCGGCGGAGCAGTCCAAGGGACTGTTCGTGGACCCCGAGGCCTTCGTACAGCGCATCGAACAGCTCCTGCGCGCCCGCCTCGCCGTGCACGACGACCTGTTGCAGATGGTCGACGGCCGGTGGCTCGAGCGGGACTACCTGCCGATCTACGTGGGGGGGGCGTACAGCGGGCACATGTGGATGTACCGCGACGTGACCGAGCGCGAGCGTTCCAAGGAGCTGCTGCGCCAGCAGAGCCTGATCGACGAGCTCACCGGCCTCTACAACCGTCGAGGCTTTCTCACCCTGGCGGAACAGCAGCATCGGCTCGCCGAACGCCAGCGCCGTCCGCTGCAGCTGCTCTTCGCCGACCAGGACGACCTGAAGCAGGTGAACGACCGCCACGGCCACGCGGCCGGCGACCGCGCCCTCCGCGAGATCGCGCGCGCCCTCCGATCGAGCCTGCGCGGCTCGGACATCGTGGCCCGCATCGGCGGCGACGAGTTCGCGGCCCTCCTCGTGGAGTCCACCGACGGGCGTCGCGCGGTCGAGCGCTTCGAGGAGTTGCTCGACAAGCTCAACGCCGCCGCGGCGCTCCCCTTCCGCCTGGCCGTGAGCGTGGGCCTCGCCGCCTACGACCCCTCGAACCCCGAGACCATCGAGGCCCTCCTCGGCCGCGCCGACGTATTGATGTACGAACGCAAGCGCAGCCGACGCCCCGGGACCGGCCCCTTCACCCGCCCCTGA
- a CDS encoding adenylate/guanylate cyclase domain-containing protein — MREGRGAILRFSLSVKFALLSALLVLVVAGATTYVLVFRYGQAREEELVARDRELSQVLAGLRRADGRLSFEPIVSFVESSDRVDTGLVYAVELDKAGALQQGSLNPRVFSALDPTYAELVQQGRKQVLEALAAGKVDRRQRIKEYALPVPGGQVRLGFNLRRIDQQISAQTQVGVVILGVGLLLGALGSVVLARRLASPIRRLAGAMEAVANGDLQQTVQVRSSDELASLAQSFNQMMRALREAGHQQQSLAPYLAPAVMKRLTEVDDPLELTPEEGPVTVAFLSLVGVDQLSFELPPRPLLALLNEYLAPVIEAVSRHDGVIYRVDGGRVKAVWGVPEPAPDGELQAVRAVLAARAAVEAEARRQAASGAHALRLRAGVATGRAVAGNLGSARRVSYTVLGAVVEVASETERLARPGELLLAEATFNKVRGRVQTRPAQPLMLEALGEAVPLYRVEGLATDAGTRATEKGGGVRGG; from the coding sequence GTGCGTGAGGGCCGAGGGGCCATCTTGCGCTTTTCCCTCTCCGTCAAGTTCGCGCTGCTGAGCGCGCTCCTCGTCCTGGTTGTGGCCGGGGCTACCACCTATGTCCTGGTCTTCCGGTACGGGCAGGCGCGCGAGGAGGAGCTCGTGGCGCGAGACCGCGAGCTGTCGCAGGTGCTCGCCGGGCTGCGCCGCGCCGACGGCCGGCTGAGCTTCGAGCCGATCGTGAGCTTCGTCGAGAGCTCGGACCGCGTCGATACCGGACTGGTCTACGCCGTCGAGCTGGACAAGGCGGGCGCCCTGCAGCAGGGGTCGCTCAACCCGCGGGTCTTCTCCGCGCTCGACCCCACGTACGCCGAGCTCGTGCAGCAGGGGCGCAAGCAGGTCCTCGAGGCCCTGGCGGCGGGAAAGGTGGACCGGCGGCAGCGCATCAAGGAGTACGCGCTGCCGGTCCCCGGGGGACAGGTGCGGCTCGGCTTCAACCTGCGCCGTATCGACCAGCAGATCAGCGCGCAGACGCAGGTCGGGGTCGTGATCCTCGGCGTGGGGCTCCTCCTCGGGGCCCTCGGCTCCGTGGTCCTCGCGCGCCGGCTGGCGTCGCCGATCCGGCGGCTGGCCGGGGCCATGGAGGCGGTGGCGAACGGGGATCTGCAGCAGACGGTGCAGGTCCGCTCGAGCGACGAGCTCGCCTCGCTCGCCCAGTCCTTCAATCAGATGATGCGGGCGCTCCGCGAGGCGGGGCACCAGCAGCAGTCCCTCGCGCCGTATCTCGCTCCGGCGGTGATGAAGCGCCTGACCGAGGTGGACGATCCGCTCGAGCTGACCCCCGAGGAGGGGCCGGTGACGGTCGCGTTCCTCTCGCTCGTCGGCGTGGATCAACTGAGCTTCGAGCTCCCCCCGCGGCCGCTCCTGGCCCTGCTGAACGAGTATCTCGCCCCGGTCATCGAGGCGGTGAGCCGCCACGACGGCGTGATCTACCGCGTGGACGGAGGCCGCGTGAAGGCCGTCTGGGGGGTCCCCGAGCCGGCTCCGGACGGCGAGCTCCAGGCGGTGCGAGCGGTCCTCGCGGCACGGGCGGCCGTCGAGGCCGAGGCCCGGCGGCAGGCGGCGAGCGGAGCCCACGCGCTGCGCCTTCGCGCGGGGGTCGCCACGGGCCGGGCCGTGGCGGGCAACCTCGGTTCGGCGCGGCGCGTGTCCTATACGGTGCTCGGGGCGGTGGTGGAGGTAGCGAGCGAGACGGAGCGCCTGGCGAGGCCGGGCGAGCTGCTGCTGGCCGAGGCCACCTTCAACAAGGTGCGCGGCAGAGTGCAGACGCGGCCCGCGCAGCCGCTGATGCTCGAGGCGCTCGGCGAGGCCGTCCCTCTCTACCGCGTCGAGGGGCTGGCGACGGACGCCGGGACGCGCGCCACCGAGAAGGGGGGCGGAGTCAGGGGCGGGTGA
- a CDS encoding zinc ribbon domain-containing protein produces the protein QQMLAKNTQRLRTTKPGAAKKGSALLAGLLRCRRCGQKLMVSYSGQGLRLVRYTCSRRTDAFADPACINFAGREVDDRVAALVLEVVQPAAAEAALRAAADEKQAHDGALEALRLQLKAARYAAERAARQFDAVDPANRLVADELERRWNDTLEAVRDLEARLEEAVAGSRAAADIPTVETFQSLGADLPRLWNNAATDVRLKKRVMRTLIEEIVVDLDEDSSEIALVIHWKGGVHTEIRATKRRRGYNRNRTPADVVEAIRMLSLIGDDECTAHWLGKAGLVTTQGNRWSRSLVASLRHARDIPAFSAERCEAEGWLTLNHAAKLVGVSDVTLLRAINRGVVTAQRPLPRGPRILRRDELLRPEVRERILKKPRPSHEDRVVHSSEQLTLTIPPK, from the coding sequence TGCAACAGATGCTCGCCAAAAACACGCAACGCCTTCGAACCACCAAACCCGGAGCGGCCAAGAAGGGCAGCGCCCTGCTCGCTGGATTGCTCCGCTGTCGGCGTTGCGGCCAGAAGCTGATGGTCAGCTACAGCGGACAGGGCCTCAGGCTCGTACGCTACACGTGCAGCCGGCGAACCGATGCGTTTGCGGATCCGGCGTGTATCAATTTCGCCGGTCGTGAGGTCGACGATCGTGTCGCCGCACTTGTGCTCGAAGTCGTGCAGCCGGCGGCAGCGGAGGCGGCCTTGCGTGCGGCGGCCGATGAAAAGCAGGCGCACGATGGTGCCCTCGAGGCGCTGCGTCTGCAGCTCAAGGCGGCGCGCTACGCGGCCGAGCGCGCCGCCCGGCAGTTCGACGCGGTCGATCCCGCCAACCGGCTGGTCGCCGATGAGCTCGAGCGTCGCTGGAACGACACGCTCGAAGCGGTGCGGGACCTCGAAGCTCGTCTGGAGGAAGCCGTTGCGGGGTCACGAGCAGCAGCTGATATTCCGACGGTCGAGACGTTCCAGTCCTTGGGCGCCGACCTCCCTCGGCTGTGGAACAACGCAGCAACCGACGTGCGGCTCAAAAAGCGCGTCATGCGAACGCTCATCGAGGAGATCGTCGTCGACCTCGACGAGGACAGCTCCGAGATCGCGCTGGTCATTCACTGGAAAGGCGGCGTGCACACCGAGATCCGCGCCACCAAACGCCGCCGGGGCTACAACCGCAACCGCACGCCGGCTGACGTCGTGGAGGCCATTCGCATGCTCTCGCTCATAGGCGACGACGAGTGCACCGCTCACTGGCTGGGCAAGGCCGGTCTGGTCACGACGCAAGGTAATCGGTGGTCGCGATCTCTGGTCGCATCCCTACGGCACGCGCGTGACATCCCGGCCTTCTCTGCCGAGCGATGCGAAGCCGAGGGGTGGCTGACGCTCAACCATGCCGCCAAGCTCGTCGGCGTCTCGGACGTCACCCTGCTCCGCGCCATCAACCGTGGGGTGGTCACAGCACAGCGGCCGCTACCCAGGGGCCCTCGGATTCTCCGGCGAGACGAACTGCTCCGTCCGGAGGTGCGCGAGCGCATCCTGAAAAAGCCTCGTCCGAGCCACGAGGACCGAGTCGTGCATTCTTCCGAGCAGCTGACCCTTACGATTCCGCCCAAATAG